The Benincasa hispida cultivar B227 chromosome 11, ASM972705v1, whole genome shotgun sequence genome has a segment encoding these proteins:
- the LOC120092215 gene encoding probable L-type lectin-domain containing receptor kinase S.5, whose translation MIRFLLLAAVAAFFGGAIIPVRCLQFNFPLFTDENQELILENNARIFLNAIQVTPDVRGAPITNESGRAVYKDPFLIRNRDKIASFNTTFEIIISPQTAPVGGEGLAFILAANHSAPADSYGQWLGIVNAATNGTPEAKIIAVEFDTRKNYPEDIDSNHVGLDLNGVFSIEQRRMSEFGVNLSSELSVFAMIQYDTKNISVFVSMSNKTEDLLKNRVIFQPLNLSILPDEVYVGFSASTSNFTQLNCVKSWQFNGTDISDNNRKNRLWIWLTVAGIGALLICGAVFGIIFHFCTRKRRLNHPEEAYEGIEHQLQDFSIAPRAQKYEFKELKKATNNFDPKNGLGKGGFGTVYKGNLMNREVAVKRISKDSRQGKQEFIAEVATIGSLHHKNLVKLIGWCYEKRDLLLVYEFMPNGSLDKLIFGNKLGGNEIIPNWETRQNIICGVAEALDYLHNGCEKTVLHRDVKSSNIMLDSKFEAKLGDFGLARTMRRTEQTHHSTREIAGTPGYMAPEIFLTSRATAETDVYAFGVLVLEVICGRKPGNPLDLGSYDGSIAHWVWEFHKEDKLVEAVDESIEGQYVEEEIEYLLKLGLSCCHPNPLQRPSMRNVLAVLKGEANPPILPNERPSFVWPPMPPSFKEDNDTSLKDSQLVPFTELSGR comes from the coding sequence ATGATCAGATTCCTCCTCCTCGCCGCCGTCGCCGCCTTCTTCGGCGGCGCCATCATCCCCGTACGGTGTCTGCAATTCAACTTCCCACTTTTCACCGACGAAAACCAGGAGCTCATTCTTGAAAACAACGCTCGAATCTTTCTTAACGCTATTCAAGTCACGCCGGACGTCAGAGGAGCTCCGATCACCAATGAATCCGGCAGAGCCGTTTACAAAGACCCGTTTCTTATAAGAAACAGAGACAAAATCGCATCTTTCAACACTACATTCGAAATCATCATCAGCCCACAGACTGCCCCGGTCGGCGGCGAGGGGTTGGCTTTCATTCTCGCCGCCAATCATTCAGCTCCCGCCGATAGCTATGGCCAGTGGCTGGGAATTGTTAATGCTGCCACAAATGGAACCCCAGAGGCTAAAATTATAGCGGTTGAGTTCGACACCAGGAAAAATTACCCAGAAGATATTGATAGCAATCATGTGGGTTTGGATTTGAACGGCGTCTTTTCGATTGAACAAAGGCGAATGTCGGAATTTGGAGTTAATCTTTCATCTGAGTTATCTGTTTTCGCCATGATTCAATACGATACGAAGAACATCTCTGTTTTTGTTTCCATGTCGAACAAAACAGAGGATCTGTTGAAAAACCGCGTCATTTTTCAGCCATTAAATCTCTCAATTCTTCCAGATGAAGTTTATGTTGGATTCTCAGCTTCCACCAGCAATTTCACACAGTTAAACTGTGTGAAATCATGGCAATTCAACGGAACTGATATCAGCGATAACAACAGAAAAAACCGCCTCTGGATTTGGCTGACAGTCGCCGGAATTGGGGCTCTGTTAATCTGTGGGGCTGTTTTCGGAATCATCTTCCATTTCTGTACAAGGAAGAGGAGATTAAATCATCCAGAAGAAGCATACGAAGGCATAGAACATCAACTTCAAGATTTCTCCATAGCCCCACGAGCTCAAAAATATGAATTCAAAGAACTGAAGAAAGCCACAAACAATTTCGACCCGAAGAACGGCCTTGGGAAAGGCGGTTTCGGAACAGTTTACAAAGGAAATTTAATGAACAGAGAAGTAGCAGTGAAGAGAATTTCAAAGGATTCACGTCAAGGGAAGCAAGAATTCATAGCAGAAGTTGCAACAATCGGTAGCCTTCATCACAAAAACCTTGTGAAATTAATAGGATGGTGTTATGAAAAAAGAGATCTTCTTCTTGTTTATGAGTTCATGCCAAATGGTAGCTTAGACAAGCTAATATTTGGCAATAAACTTGGTGGAAATGAAATTATCCCAAACTGGGAAACAAGACAGAACATAATCTGTGGAGTAGCCGAAGCATTAGATTATCTTCACAATGGTTGTGAGAAAACAGTACTACATAGAGATGTGAAGTCATCAAACATAATGTTGGATTCGAAATTCGAAGCAAAGTTAGGCGATTTCGGGTTAGCTCGAACGATGCGACGAACGGAACAAACGCATCATTCGACGAGGGAGATAGCCGGGACGCCGGGGTATATGGCACCAGAGATATTCTTAACAAGTAGAGCAACAGCAGAAACAGATGTGTATGCATTTGGAGTATTGGTTTTGGAGGTAATATGTGGGAGAAAGCCAGGGAATCCATTGGATTTAGGGAGTTATGATGGGAGTATAGCACATTGGGTATGGGAATTCCATAAAGAAGACAAGCTTGTTGAAGCTGTTGATGAAAGTATTGAAGGGCAATATGTTGAAGAAGAAATAGAGTATTTACTGAAATTGGGATTGAGTTGTTGCCATCCAAACCCACTTCAAAGGCCAAGTATGAGAAATGTTTTGGCAGTGCTCAAAGGAGAAGCAAATCCACCAATTTTGCCTAATGAAAGGCCTTCATTTGTTTGGCCTCCTATGCCACCATCATTCAAAGAAGATAATGATACCTCTCTTAAAGACAGCCAACTTGTTCCATTCACAGAACTTTCTGGAAGATGA